ACCATCTCCTTGACGAGGCACAGAGGCCTCCTGAAGGCAAGGGGGCCAACCGGAGACTTCAGCTCAGCGGAGACGTCCCAGACGAGGACACAACAGTTCTCCTCCAGCGTGCCTTCGAAGATGCCAGCGCTCTCCATCTGCATGCAGTACAGGGCGGGAAGAGCGGAGCGTGGGTCTGGCGAGTGCACTGGCATGATGGCGGCGGTCACCCCATGCCACTGCCGCTGTTGGTCAAGGTGGCGTCCGTGGAAAAGATCGCGATGGAACGGTCGAATGCGCGCCACATCGCCAACCTTATTCCTGGCCGATGCCGCCCGGGAGTTCATCTCGATCGGGGCGTCGAAGGGGCAACGCACGGACTGATGGTGTTTGACTTCTTCAACAATGCTCAAGGATTCGATGCGGCGATTTGTTCTAACCCTGCGGTGGTACTGGCCTCGTTGTTGGGCACCACGCTGAAGCATGTCGTGGAAGCAGCACGTGCTGGCCACTCGAACGTCGCGCAGTCGCTCCGGGATATGAAGGCTTTTCGTACGTCACCGGCACTGGCGGCCGCCGCCGATCTGGCCGCTGTGCACGTGCCCGAACTGGGGTCGATCGAAACGTTGGACAGGCGGTGGCGTGCGCTTCCCCCCAGCCCACATCGTGTGGGCCCGGTACATGGCGACTTGCACACGGGCAACCTGTTTCTGGCTCCGACCAGCAGTGAAGTCCTCATCATTGACTTCGGCAGCTTTCGCGCCATCGCCCCTGCCTGCGCCGACCTCGCCTGCTTGGAAGTCAGCATCGTCTTCCCCCAGGGGCAAGGCATTCGGCCTCCCGAAATTCACGACCAGATCCGGACGTTGTACTTCGTTGATGATCTTCCGCCAGCCTACGGCTCGTCGGAGATGGCCAGGCTGCAGGAAGTGATTCGGGCCATCCGGCAGTGGGCCCGCACCATCGAACCCGACGCGGCCGTGCTGGCCCTGGCACAGGCCGCCTACCTCATTCGCTACGCTTCTTACGAAGACAGTGGAGCCCTTGAAGAGCGCGCTCTGGCATACGAACTTGCCTACACGCTGCTCGCCAGGGTGGAGGCGGCGTATGACTGACACCATCCCGCGCAGGCGCGAGCGGTTTGCCAGCATCGTGACGGTGGCTCGCCAGCACGAAGCCCGCGAGCAGGTCCTGGCACACCCCGGCGACGTGGCCCTCGTCGAGCGCGGCACCGTGCGCGCCGCCGTCTTCCAATGTCCGTGTGGCTGTGGTGACGTGCTGGTGATCAACCTTGATCCGGCAGCCGGATCCGCGTGGCGACACCGCGTGGACGGCGAGCAGCTGACGCTGATGCCCAGTGTGTGGCGCGACAGCGGCTGCGACTCCCACTTCGTGCTGTGGCGCAATGAGATCTACTGGTGCGGCGTGACCGAGGAGGACATCGACGTGCGGTCGTGGCCGGCCACGCTGCGCGCGGAACTCAAGGGCTGGTGGCAGGCCTGGCAGCGCCGGCGCCGGGGCTCGACTTGACCTTCGA
This Deinococcus sp. AB2017081 DNA region includes the following protein-coding sequences:
- a CDS encoding phosphotransferase, which codes for MMERLPPDRVNRTHVLWLGDAVPVGLHRHVLNLVPRAITASELNDAAPTACLLIIPVAPEIADASLRYGTLVGQARNHGLRIVLVPDRPVACDELETYLHSTNSLAVVKGVRRIGGFDDHLLDEAQRPPEGKGANRRLQLSGDVPDEDTTVLLQRAFEDASALHLHAVQGGKSGAWVWRVHWHDGGGHPMPLPLLVKVASVEKIAMERSNARHIANLIPGRCRPGVHLDRGVEGATHGLMVFDFFNNAQGFDAAICSNPAVVLASLLGTTLKHVVEAARAGHSNVAQSLRDMKAFRTSPALAAAADLAAVHVPELGSIETLDRRWRALPPSPHRVGPVHGDLHTGNLFLAPTSSEVLIIDFGSFRAIAPACADLACLEVSIVFPQGQGIRPPEIHDQIRTLYFVDDLPPAYGSSEMARLQEVIRAIRQWARTIEPDAAVLALAQAAYLIRYASYEDSGALEERALAYELAYTLLARVEAAYD
- a CDS encoding DUF6527 family protein; protein product: MTDTIPRRRERFASIVTVARQHEAREQVLAHPGDVALVERGTVRAAVFQCPCGCGDVLVINLDPAAGSAWRHRVDGEQLTLMPSVWRDSGCDSHFVLWRNEIYWCGVTEEDIDVRSWPATLRAELKGWWQAWQRRRRGST